One Fusarium musae strain F31 chromosome 6, whole genome shotgun sequence DNA segment encodes these proteins:
- the MET3 gene encoding Sulfate adenylyltransferase (EggNog:ENOG41), translating into MANTPHGGVLKDLFARDLPRQAELEAESQKLPALTLSERHLCDLELILNGGFSPLEGFLTEKDYNGVVENNRLADGALFSMPINLDVDQAQIDQLGIKAGARITLRDFRDDRNLAILTVEDVYRPDKVNEAKKVFGSDDDTHPGVKYLLDTAKEFYVGGKLEAINRLEHYDFLDLRFTPSELRAHFNKLGWQKVVAFQTRNPMHRAHRELTVRAARSQQANVLIQPVVGLTKPGDIDHFTRVRVYKALLPRYPNGMAALALLPLAMRMGGPREALWHAIIRKNHGATHFIVGRDHAGPGKNKQGKDHYGPYDAQVLVQQHQEELGIKMVEFQAMIYLPDSDEYLPINEIPEGTRTLNISGTELRHRLRTGKEIPEWFSYPEVVKVLREENPLPAEKGFTVFMTGYQNSGKDQIARALQATLNQGGGRPVSMLLGENVRHELSPELGFTRKDRDLNIQRIAFVASELTKAGAAVIAAPIAPFEDARKAARDLVEKSGPFFLVHVATPLEFCEKTDRKGVYAAARRGDIKNFTGVDDPYEAPAKPDLVVDLEKQNVRSIVHQIVLLLESNGLLDRL; encoded by the exons ATGGCCAACACTCCTCACGGCGGTGTCCTTAAGGACCTCTTCGCTCGCGACCTGCCTCGCCAGGCcgagctcgaggctgagtCTCAGAAGCTCCCTGCTCTTACTCTCAGCGAGCGACATCTTTGCGATCTTGAGCTGATCCTTAACGGTGGCTTCTCCCCTCTCGAAG GTTTTTTGACTGAGAAGGACTACAATGG CGTTGTTGAGAACAACCGTCTCGCTGATGGCGCCCTCTTCTCCATGCCTATCAACCTCGATGTTGACCAGGCCCAGATCGACCAGCTTGgtatcaaggctggtgctCGCATCACCCTCCGCGATTTCCGTGACGACCGAAACCTTGCTATCCTGACTGTCGAGGATGTCTACCGACCTGACAA GGtcaacgaggccaagaaggtctttggcagcgatgatgaCACCCACCCCGGTGTCAAGTATCTCCTTGATACCGCTAAGGAGTTCTACGTTGGTGGTAAGCTTGAGGCTATCAACCGTCTCGAGCACTACGATTTCCTCGACCTCCGAT TCACTCCCTCTGAGCTCCGCGCTCACTTCAACAAGCTCGGCTGGCAAAAGGTCGTCGCTTTCCAGACCCGAAACCCCATGCACCGAGCTCACCGTGAGTTGACGGTCCGCGCCGCCCGCTCTCAGCAGGCCAACGTTCTGATCCAGCCCGTCGTTGGTCTCACCAAGCCCGGTGATATTGACCACTTCACCCGTGTCCGTGTCTACAAGGCTCTCCTGCCCCGATACCCCAACGGCATGGCTGCTCTCGCTCTTCTGCCCCTCGCCATGCGAATGGGTGGTCCCCGCGAGGCCCTCTGGCACGCCATTATCCGAAAGAACCACGGTGCTACCCACTTCATCGTTGGCCGTGACCACGCCGGTCCCGGTAAGAACAAGCAGGGCAAGGACCACTACGGTCCTTATGATGCTCAGGTCCTCGTCCAGCAGCACCAGGAGGAGCTTGGTATCAAGATGGTCGAGTTCCAGGCCATGATCTACCTCCCCGATTCTGACGAGTACCTCCCCATCAACGAGATCCCCGAGGGCACCCGCACCCTTAACATCTCCGGCACTGAGCTCCGACACCGTCTCCGAACCGGCAAGGAGATCCCCGAGTGGTTCTCCTATCCCGAGGTTGTCAAGGTTCTTCGCGAGGAGAACCCTCTCCCCGCCGAGAAGGGTTTCACTGTCTTCATGACTGGTTACCAGAACAGCGGAAAGGACCAGATCGCTCGTGCTCTCCAGGCTACACTCAACCAGGGTGGTGGTCGCCCCGTCTCCATGCTTCTCGGTGAGAACGTGCGACACGAGCTCTCCCCTGAGCTTGGCTTCACCCGCAAGGACCGTGACCTCAACATCCAGCGCATTGCCTTTGTTGCCTCTGAGCTGACCAAGGCTGGTGCCGCTGTCATCGCCGCTCCTATTGCTCCTTTCGAGGATGCTCGTAAGGCTGCCCGCGACCTCGTTGAGAAGTCCGGACCCTTCTTCCTTGTTCACGTTGCTACTCCTCTCGAGTTCTGTGAGAAGACTGACCGCAAGGGTGTCTACGCTGCTGCTCGCCGTGGTGACATTAAGAACTTCACTGGTGTCGATGACCCCTATGAGGCCCCTGCCAAGCCCGACCTCGTTGTcgaccttgagaagcagaaCGTCCGATCCATTGTGCACCAGATCGTCCTGCTCCTTGAGAGCAACGGTCTCCTCGACCGCCTGTAA